The Vitis vinifera cultivar Pinot Noir 40024 chromosome 7, ASM3070453v1 genomic interval TTTCAATCAACTCTTTGTCCTTGCCGTGCATAGGGATGCTACgattgaggagatgtgggatcagGATTCGGGCCAAGGGGATTGGAAGCTTGTTTTTgtgagggacttcaatgattgggagatggatatgGTTGGAGAGCTGCTTCATACTTTGAGGGGCTACAGGCCCTCCTTGGAGGATGATTCAGTTGTGTGGAGGCAGGGAAGAAATggcattttcaaaatcaaagaagcTTACAGGCAGTTGGACAAGCCTAATGTCACAGTATTTCCCGCAAGGAGGATATGGGTGgatagggtgccaactaaagtctgtttttttgcttgggaggctacgtgggggaaggtgcttactCTGGATAGACTCCAGTTAAGAGGGGTGCATCTCCCGAATTGCTGCTTtctgtgtggttgtgaagaagagaatgtaaatcatattcttttacattgtataaTGACTAGAGCCCTttgggatattatttttgggttgataGATGTTAAGTGGGTCctcccagaaactgtaaaggagacTTTAATCTCCAGGAGGGGCtcatttgtagggaagaaaaggaaaaagatttggaaatccattccgttatgtattttttggacggtttggaaggagaggaataggttagcttttagggggggtgagttgaatattcagaaattaaagtattcttttgtctgtaacttgtggaattgggccaaagtgtatctaggtgaggagtctttctccctcataggttttttggagtggatagcttccacttAAGGGGAGGTAGTTTCTGTCtggtcctttttcttttttgaggctTTAGCCgacttgtatactccctgtatgctttgtggcgtttagccttttctaatacatatcttgtttacttatcaaaaaaaaaaaactcctttcctccaagctatgggcatattaagaatatcattttctaactcggaatcaacagtaccatcaggagcgttgttacctggaagtttgcttggattaggacccggttctgcctcatgggtttgttgagaaagtgctctttcctccgtttcctcttggatgtgctccttatcccacaagtcaacaatggactcgagttgattaaatgactctggaggaatgtgattttcagtggtgatgggtgactcactgaatgactcaagatcccaaaattgatattcctgagttgaattctccccctgaatatcgtttttgggatagtaaggctgagtttcaaaaaaggtgacatccattgaattgtagaattttcttgtgaccggagagtaacacttataccctttttgatttgaagaatacccaagaaagatgcacttgagtgacctaggatcaagtttacttctatgttgttgattgatatgaacaaagacagagcacccgaaaattttgggtgggacggtggagatgagacgagtagtcggaaaggattttaggagagtttgacaaggtgtttggaattttagtacCCTAGACGGCATCCTATTGATGAGGTAGGCTGCCGTAAGGACAACTTGCCCCcagaataattttggaacattcatggagaacattagtgatctagccacctctaacaaatgcctatttttcctttcagcgattccgttttgttgtggggtatcaacacatgaacttaagtgaactatcccttcttgtgctagaaattctcctagaatggagttgaaataatccctagcattatcagactttagaatttgtatttttgactggaattgggtctgaatcatatttttaaaatttttgaaaatttgactcgtttcagatttttctttcatgaggaatacccaagttaatctagtgtgatcatctatgaatgagacaaaccacctagtaccagttacattttttattctcgacggaccccagatatcgctatgaatcattgagaatggactagactctttatagggttgaatgggaaaatgagaccggacttgctttgataattgacagatttcacactcaaaggattgtggatttttattaaataatgaaggaaataaatgcttgagatacataacatttggatgacctaagcgatagtgccacaacctaattgcactatcgttattttgacatgaaaccgaaaaagaattactaccaactgtcatttgaggttgttcttgtggatcgtggcgctccttaaggatgtagagtccagagcattcctcagcattgccaatcgtcttccccgaatccaaatcctgaaattcacagtgagtggaggaaaaattagtaatacacctcttttccttagtgagtttactaattgacaatagattacagtccaagttaggaacaaggagaacagagttgagagtaagatcccttgatagcacaactgaacctgttccgtcaacctttgatagtgaaccatttgctattcggactgttaaattatttggacatgagctatatgtatcaaaaattgtcgcatctcccgtcatatgatcagatgctcctgagtccactatccaaggttttttacgtttcttaccaacagtgaaggcactcaaaaaattacctttgtgaGCCAAGGTTCCGGAACCAATGACCTGGTTGGAAGATGAGCCAGTTTGTGACTGTACTGACAAAAGAGGAGACAGTAGTTTCTGAAGCATCTCCATTTGCTTCTTATTAAAAGGGCTAGCTTCAGGTTGTGGCGATTGTTCATCGGTAGCCACATGATTGCCTCGTCCTTCTTTCTCAAGTGGTTGACGTGGCTTCCAATCTACTGGCTTTCCATGAATCTTCCAGCAAGTTTCTCTTGAGTGTCCCGGCTTTCTGCAATGATCACACCAAGGTCTAcctcctttaattttttgacGGTTGTCAAAAGGAGCGAATTGAGTCTTAAGAGCCGAGCTTTCTGCCATATTCAGTTGTTGATGGGATCccatcatgagatttttccGACTTTCTTTGCGACGGACTTCAGAGAATGCCTCTCTGAGGCTAGGTAGGGGTTTTACTCCCATGATTcttcctctaatttcatcaagatttttgttcaaacctaacaaaaatttaaacacacGTTTCCCTTCGACAatctttttatacaaaaaaccaTCTGTAACACAATTCCAGTTATGAACCTCAAACGTATCAAGTTGACGCCATAGACGAGTAAGAGTATTGAAATATTCAGTTATCGTAAGGTTTCCTTGACGCAAATCATGGAGGATGCCTTCAATCTGGATGATTTCAGATGTGTTTTCCTTGTCTGAGAAAGTTTCTTTTGCAGTGTCCCAGATTTCTTTGGCAGTATCAAATGAcagaaaattttcaccaatGTCAGCGGTCATAGAGTTGACTAGCCAGGACATGACCATATTATTTTCTGCTATCCACTTTTTGTAGGTTGATGCTGTGGTTTCTGGTGCCGCCGAAGCTCCGGTGATGTAGTCATCTT includes:
- the LOC109122931 gene encoding uncharacterized protein LOC109122931 → MMGSHQQLNMAESSALKTQFAPFDNRQKIKGGRPWCDHCRKPGHSRETCWKIHGKPVDWKPRQPLEKEGRGNHVATDEQSPQPEASPFNKKQMEMLQKLLSPLLSVQSQTGSSSNQVIGSGTLAHKGFGFGEDDWQC